A region from the Colwellia sp. PAMC 21821 genome encodes:
- the rsxG gene encoding electron transport complex subunit RsxG: MSELTPAISKNSKILALFAITCTAAVAVVQLLTADRIELQAQQQLIRQLNQVITTSSHDNEMFRDCILAPKDSNSDLLIDVIYRARLNNTPTAAAIKTVAPDGYSGNIELLIAINTDGSVSGVRTLLHKETPGLGDKIERRKSDWIDKFSGKKLLEENDNRWAVIKDGGMFDQFTGATITPRAVVKTVRKTIDYFQNNQDRIFTTASNCGVEP; the protein is encoded by the coding sequence ATGTCTGAATTAACACCAGCAATTAGCAAAAACTCAAAAATATTAGCCTTATTTGCTATTACGTGCACCGCTGCGGTAGCTGTAGTTCAACTTCTCACCGCCGATCGCATTGAACTGCAAGCACAACAACAATTAATTCGACAATTGAACCAAGTGATTACAACAAGTAGCCATGATAATGAAATGTTTCGTGATTGCATTCTCGCCCCAAAAGATAGCAATTCAGACTTATTAATCGATGTAATTTATCGTGCTCGACTTAATAACACACCAACAGCAGCCGCTATAAAAACAGTGGCACCAGACGGTTACAGTGGCAATATCGAATTATTAATCGCTATTAATACCGATGGCAGTGTCAGTGGTGTTAGAACATTGCTACATAAAGAAACACCGGGTTTAGGTGATAAAATCGAGCGAAGAAAAAGTGATTGGATAGATAAATTTTCAGGAAAAAAACTCCTAGAGGAAAATGACAATCGCTGGGCTGTTATTAAAGACGGTGGTATGTTTGACCAATTTACCGGCGCCACCATCACCCCCAGAGCAGTGGTAAAAACAGTCAGAAAAACAATAGACTACTTTCAAAACAATCAAGATCGTATTTTTACGACTGCCAGTAATTGTGGAGTTGAACCATGA